One window of the Trifolium pratense cultivar HEN17-A07 linkage group LG2, ARS_RC_1.1, whole genome shotgun sequence genome contains the following:
- the LOC123909248 gene encoding myosin-2 — protein MVMGEKELYVLDSIIGCGKSDVDGMYPMYFGVSCAFFALQAFRKSHVEVEKNLTEIVETMLQGSAQLLGLIVWKVQKEVLDEGECQRLKSAKIEIENLKKIRHEDAKANEKVVGIFATQEQSWFSERRKLRQQIGALLNELRVFEKKKDSAIDELNQKLKEMEDMVESKDKKIEEEEKKRKELEQKVEKAERDAEELRESTRREAQEHSSDLRKHKTAFIELVSNQRHLEAELGRAVKHLEATKQELISVMENKEESDSMVQKLTLEIGKFHKDLEQKDKILSAMLRKSKLDTAEKQMLLKEVKLSKTRRKQAEQETEKWRVVSEVKHDRHSLKNMLLNFSSRMDVFPSSRGLQQHNSSTGSSHISDEQEQFSPISDHYLPQRNEDSSIPTNAKRLEDWMRAETERYATLIEQRHHIELDAFADQMRIKDEKLEAFRWQLLRTELETKQLQSHLEGLGKDVTQLRHDKMKLESLLLEREDELTSLKDQFASKLRPLNTFRNNSNLSPQSSELTQDPVWSRVKIVKRKPGEKQLEMMETLIEEVCEKEVQQPLNHDQFDNANSKVQSPENKIEEEKHVCKEDNPTPVQYRSPNHIETDASEKIGSTSKPFNDAKQFQWKMDLHALGVSYKIKRLKQQLILVERLTGMQNNDEHVEISEDMKAYMSLTTMLNKQIGRYQSLQEKTDDLCKRMQENVLYATRGEMNNARAKEKTSTLEHFLEETFQLQRYIVATGQKLFEIQSKIVSGFVGVAEEMEKRAGIDMKRFSDSIRNLFHEVQRGLEVRTARIIGDLEGTLAREGMICLRR, from the exons ATGGTAATGGGTGAGAAGGAACTTTATGTTTTGGATAGTATAATTGGGTGTGGTAAGAGTGATGTTGATGGCATGTATCCTATGTATTTTGGTGTTTCTTGTGCATTTTTTGCTCTTCAAGCTTTTAGAAAATCACATGTTGAAGTTGAGAAAAATTTGACTGAAATTGTTGAAACTATGCTTCAAGGAAGTGCACAGCTTTTGGGGTTGATTGTGTGGAAAGTTCAGAAGGAAGTGTTAGATGAGGGAGAGTGCCAAAGGCTGAAAAGTGCTAAGATAGAAATTGAGAATCTGAAAAAGATAAGACATGAAGATGCAAAAGCAAATGAGAAAGTGGTGGGGATTTTTGCTACACAAGAACAAAGTTGGTTTAGTGAAAGAAGGAAACTTCGACAGCAAATCGGTGCTCTGCTGAATGAGCTAAGAgtgtttgagaaaaaaaagGATTCGGCTATCGATGAATTGAATCAGAAATTGAAGGAAATGGAGGATATGGTGGAGTCAAAGGATAAGAAGATTGAAGAggaagagaagaagagaaaggaGCTAGAacaaaaagtggaaaaagctGAAAGGGATGCTGAAGAATTGAGAGAATCTACGAGGCGTGAAGCTCAAGAACATTCATCTGATCTCAGGAAACATAAAACTGCTTTCATTGAGCTTGTTTCAAACCAAAGACACCTCGAGGCTGAACTTGGTCGTGCTGTTAAGCATTTGGAAGCTACAAAACAAGAGCTTATTTCTGTCATGGAGAATAAAGAGGAGTCTGATTCGATGGTCCAGAAATTAACTTTGGAGATTGGAAAATTTCACAAGGATTTGGAACAAAAAGATAAGATTTTGTCAGCAATGCTGAGGAAATCTAAACTAGATACTGCAGAAAAGCAAATGCTGTTGAAAGAGGTTAAGTTATCAAAGACTAGGAGGAAGCAAGCTGAGCAAGAAACAGAAAAGTGGAGGGTAGTTTCAGAAGTAAAACATGACAGACATTCCCTTAAAAACATGTTACTGAACTTTAGTTCTAGGATGGATGTTTTCCCTAGTTCTAGAGGTTTGCAGCAGCATAATTCTTCAACAGGTTCTTCACATATTTCAGATGAACAAGAACAATTTTCACCCATTTCTGATCACTACTTGCCACAAAGAAATGAAGATTCAT CCATTCCTACTAATGCTAAGCGTTTGGAAGATTGGATGAGGGCTGAGACAGAAAGATATGCAACCCTAATTGAGCAGAGGCATCACATAGAGCTAGATGCTTTTGCAGATCAAATGAGGATAAAAGATGAGAAGTTAGAAGCATTTAGGTGGCAGTTGTTGAGAACAGAATTAGAAACAAAGCAACTTCAGTCACACTTGGAAGGATTGGGGAAAGACGTGACACAGCTGAGACATGACAAGATGAAATTGGAGAGCTTATTGTTGGAAAGGGAGGATGAACTAACTTCCTTGAAAGACCAATTTGCATCAAAATTGAGACCTTTAAACACCTTTAGAAACAACTCGAATTTGTCTCCACAATCTTCAGAACTAACTCAAGATCCTGTCTGGTCTAGAGTCAAGATTGTGAAGCGAAAACCAGGTGAAAAACAACTAGAAATGATGGAAACTTTGATTGAGGAAGTTTGTGAAAAGGAGGTGCAGCAGCCATTGAACCATGATCAGTTTGACAATGCTAATTCAAAAGTTCAATCTCCAGAAAATaagattgaagaagaaaagcaTGTTTGTAAGGAGGATAATCCTACTCCTGTGCAGTATCGAAGTCCAAATCACATAGAAACTGATGCTTCTGAAAAGATAGGATCTACTAGCAAGCCCTTTAATGATGCAAAACAATTCCAATGGAAGATGGATCTTCATGCTCTTGGAGTATCTTACAAGATCAAGAGGCTTAAGCAACAACTAATTCTTGTTGAAAGGTTGACAGGAATGCAAAACAATGATGAACATGTAGAAATTAGTGAGGATATGAAGGCTTACATGTCCTTGACTACTATGCTGAATAAACAAATTGGAAGATATCAATCCCTCCAAGAGAAGACCGACGATCTTTGCAAACGGATG CAAGAGAATGTCCTCTACGCAACTCGCGGAGAAATGAATAACGCAAGAGCAAAGGAGAAAACATCAACACTAGAGCATTTTTTGGAGGAGACATTTCAATTACAAAGATACATTGTTGCAACAGGacaaaaattgtttgaaattcAATCCAAGATTGTTTCTGGATTTGTTGGAGTGGCAGAAGAGATGGAAAAAAGGGCAGGCATTGACATGAAGAGATTTTCTGACAGTATAAGAAATCTATTCCATGAAGTTCAAAGAGGTTTAGAAGTTCGAACAGCTAGAATTATAGGTGACCTTGAGGGAACATTGGCTCGTGAAGGAATGATATGTTTGAGAAGATAG
- the LOC123909246 gene encoding protein RKD4: MDFFAKPETSYWFCNDQSQQNDTDKIMDITPYDDFVNIDWANHFSYQSNKLFLNEFHDLENFNFDFNLPNLDENLEVEQKPTNVVFPELVHNTEKVESVCESAFSETSEKVGKGLMSFVKKEEEWENQDSPLIPLTLPSSNVIMKKKSSLLQFDEIKEHFDVPITMAAKKMNIGVTLLKRRCRELNINRWPHRKLKSLMLLIDNLKEMGLEDEVAMLEKEKKMLEEIPGMELNAEIKKLRQSFFKANYKKRRSNTFHP, translated from the exons ATGGATTTCTTTGCAAAACCTGAAACCTCCTACTGGTTTTGTAACGATCAATCTCAACAAAACGACACAGACAA AATCATGGATATTACACCATATGATGATTTCGTCAACATTGATTGGGCAAATCATTTTTCATACCAAAGTAACAAACTTTTTCTCAATGAGTTCCATGATCTTGAAAATTTCAACTTTGATTTCAACCTTCCAAACCTTGATGAAAATCTTGAGGTAGAACAAAAACCCACCAATGTTGTTTTTCCTGAATTGGTTCATAATACTGAAAAAGTTGAAAGTGTTTGTGAAAGTGCTTTTTCTGAAACTTCAGAGAAAGTTGGAAAAGGTTTAATGagttttgtgaagaaagaggaggaATGGGAGAATCAAGATTCACCATT AATCCCTTTGACATTGCCTAGTAGTAATGTCATTATGAAAAAGAAGTCATCTTTATTAcaatttgatgagattaaggaaCATTTTGATGTTCCTATAACAATGGCTGCTAAGAAAATGAATATTGGGGTTACCCTTTTGAAGAGGAGGTGTAGGGAACTCAATATCAATAGGTGGCCTCACAGAAAATTGAAGAGCTTGATGCTCCTCATTGACAACCTTAAG GAAATGGGTTTGGAAGATGAGGTTGCAATGTTGGAGAAGGAAAAAAAGATGTTGGAGGAAATACCAGGAATGGAATTGAATGCAGAAATCAAGAAATTAAGGCAATCATTTTTTAAAGCTAATTACAAGAAGAGAAGATCAAATACTTTCCATCCTTAA
- the LOC123909247 gene encoding uncharacterized protein At4g00950-like produces MSSSEIATSPSPPHTTISIPFKWEEAPGKPRHCHTQSELNNNTVTTTTTLELPPRLLFLDSKLNVPSPTTVLDGPYVGRAMSFTSSYRTPRENWNSNFGSSRWSGLKKINKEGEEGSLDFSGQNKVKISRAGAGAAGKDGSPVSKAKSHLWASIYGSFKQVVPWRRRKETQRKWVSITDTV; encoded by the exons ATGTCCTCGTCGGAAATTGCCACGTCACCATCACCACCTCATACAACCATTTCCATTCCCTTCAAATGGGAGGAAGCACCAGGGAAGCCTAGACACTGCCACACCCAATCAGAGCTCAACAACAACACCgttacaacaacaacaaccttagaACTTCCTCCTAGGTTGCTCTTTTTGGATTCCAAGCTTAATGTTCCTTCTCCTACAACTGTCTTAGATGGGCCTTACGTGGGTCGGGCTATGTCATTCACTTCTTCATATAGAACTCCAAGGGAAAACTGGAATTCCAATTTTGGGTCTAGTAGGTGGAGTGGTTTAAAGAAGATTAACAAGGAGGGAGAAGAGGGTAGTTTAGACTTTTCAGGTCAGAATAAGGTGAAGATCTCACGGGCTGGGGCTGGGGCTGCTGGTAAAGATGGAAGTCCTGTTTCTAAGGCAAAATCACATTTGTGG GCAAGCATTTATGGTAGCTTCAAGCAAGTGGTCCCTTGGAGACGCAGGAAAGAAACACAGAGAAAATGGGTTTCCATAACCGACACTGTTTAA